One genomic window of Elaeis guineensis isolate ETL-2024a chromosome 2, EG11, whole genome shotgun sequence includes the following:
- the LOC105039575 gene encoding protein SUPPRESSOR OF PHYA-105 1 isoform X3: MQLWILLRLCLAHLVPEVCPSYSVQVLHLNRMEGNAEVSETIESSMEATHLKRKENDQSPPQPDTHNPLQTAAPVVSRQVVWPEGFSLLDSPDMFLETIAGKNLSYGTASQSGSEPLWASPRSSNDPGVMVEELTLKNYKNPNLSIGDSSVSGEKPLVRKSLWQNFRRLAGGQRDVAAKESSTMGHQEDAGKIILSPPRIQRPPPCTQLDPNNYKFSEHLAESDNQMASSNALTRSPYGIRTKVLSAPGFPQVLVKNSLKGKGVAYRYQGTYQAPGMMIQSQNIERPSGNVDIVSNSSHRPSGKADGMALFAGCSGRVSNSHDDGISLREWLKPKHKKINKIERLRIFKQILELVDSCHAQGLALQHLRPSYFIIMPSNQVNYIGSFVPQGQMEQLSASASQDFHPLENHLKRKVYMEQNKDAHEIFMSKHQKLNEHHSTSTQHHVYPPTGGLKGEDHNGEIDVIISRERNSMCDLREQVGFGESYDTCNLSCTPSKPNSRTQQSISEILNLEGRWYASPEETNDSICTFSSNIYSLGVLLFELFCYFETWEVHSAAMSDLRHRILPQNFLSKSPKEAGFCLWLLHPVPSSRPKSRDVLLCDLICEGRDLSSLDHSTAAVDEKDAEADLLLHFLLSLKEQKEKRTAKLEADLGRLKADVEEAERRHLSRANFVSNGKDLLHNISDISDMYSCKGRVNVEDISSMSRSSIYQERLMRNMDQLESAYFSMRSRVEMLETHAPTRPDIDVLKIRDKCYGFENGTDMLTESTDCLGAFFDGLCKYARHNKFEVRGSLKNVDILNSANVICSLSFDRDEDYFAAAGVSKKIKIFEFDALLNDDVDIHYPLIEMSSRSKLSCVCWNNYIKNYLASTDHEGVVQVLLQGYVI; this comes from the exons ATGCAACTGTGGATTCTTTTAAGATTATGTTTAGCCCATTTGGTTCCTGAAGTTTGCCCATCTTATTCAGTTCAAGTTCTCCATTTGAACCGCATGGAAGGGAATGCTGAAGTGAGTGAGACCATAGAGAGCTCCATGGAGGCTACTCACCTGAAAAGGAAAGAGAATGATCAATCACCACCGCAACCAGATACCCACAATCCCTTGCAAACAGCTGCTCCAGTCGTCTCTCGGCAAGTTGTTTGGCCTGAAGGTTTCTCTTTGCTTGATTCACCCGACATGTTTCTAGAAACTATAGCCGGAAAGAATCTAAGTTACGGTACAGCTTCACAATCTGGGTCTGAGCCACTTTGGGCAAGCCCTCGCTCTTCAAATGATCCTGGAGTTATGGTGGAAGAGTTGACTCTGAAGAACTACAAGAATCCTAACCTGTCTATTGGTGACAGCTCTGTTAGTGGAGAAAAACCACTTGTCAGGAAAAGCCTATGGCAAAATTTTAGGAGGCTTGCAGGTGGACAGAGAGATGTGGCAGCCAAAGAATCATCGACAATGGGCCACCAGGAGGATGCAGGGAAAATAATTCTGTCACCACCCAGGATTCAGAGACCTCCGCCATGCACACAATTGGACCCAAATAATTACAAGTTCTCTGAGCATTTGGCTGAAAGTGATAACCAGATGGCCTCAAGCAATGCCCTGACAAGATCGCCTTATGGGATCCGGACTAAGGTCTTATCTGCACCAGGTTTTCCACAAGTTTTGGTCAAGAACTCCTTGAAGGGTAAGGGGGTCGCATATAGATATCAAGGAACTTATCAAGCCCCAGGCATGATGATCCAAAGTCAAAATATCGAAAGGCCTAGTGGCAATGTTGATATAGTTTCTAATTCATCACATAGACCCAGTGGAAAAGCAGATGGCATGGCACTTTTCGCTGGCTGCAGTGGTAGGGTTTCAAATTCTCATGATGATGGAATTAGCTTGAGGGAATGGCTTAAACCCAAGCACAAAAAGATAAACAAGATTGAGAGGCTGCGTATCTTTAAGCAGATCCTGGAGCTTGTAGATAGTTGCCACGCTCAAGGACTTGCTTTACAGCATTTACGGCCATCATATTTCATAATAATGCCTTCAAATCAAGTTAACTACATTGGCTCTTTTGTTCCCCAAGGTCAGATGGAGCAGTTGTCAGCCTCAGCAAGTCAAGATTTTCATCCCTTGGAGAATCACTTGAAAAGGAAAGTGTACATGGAACAGAATAAAGATGCCCACGAAATTTTTATGTCAAAGCATCAGAAACTTAATGAGCATCATAGTACCAGCACGCAGCATCATGTTTATCCTCCCACCGGTGGCTTGAAAGGTGAAGATCATAATGGAGAAATTGATGTTATTATTTCCAGAGAAAGAAATTCTATGTGTGATTTAAGGGAACAAGTAGGATTTGGGGAATCATATGACACTTGTAACCTATCCTGCACTCCAAGTAAACCCAATTCCAGAACCCAACAGTCAATATCTGAAATTTTGAACCTGGAGGGGAGGTGGTATGCTAGTCCGGAGGAGACAAATGACAGTATATGCACTTTCTCCTCGAACATCTACAGTCTTGGGGTTCTTCTTTTTGAG CTCTTTTGCTATTTTGAAACATGGGAAGTGCATTCTGCTGCTATGTCAGATCTTCGCCATAGGATTCTTCctcaaaattttctttcaaaaagtcCTAAGGAGGCCGGATTTTGTCTTTGGTTACTGCATCCAGTGCCTTCATCTCGTCCCAAGTCAAG GGATGTGCTGCTATGTGATTTAATATGTGAAGGTAGAGATTTATCATCCTTAGATCACTCAACAGCAGCTGTTGATGAGAAAGATGCAGAAGCAGACTTGTTGTTGCATTTCCTCTTATCTTTGAAAGAACAAAAAGAGAAGCGCACTGCCAAGTTAGAAGCAGACCTTGGACGTTTAAAAGCAGATGTTGAAGAGGCTGAGAGAAGACATTTATCAAGAGCTAATTTTGTTTCTAATGGCAAAGATCTGCTGCATAACATCAGTGATATCTCAGACATGTACTCTTGCAAAGGACGTGTAAATGTGGAGGATATATCTAGCATGTCCAGGTCAAGTATTTATCAGGAGAGGTTGATGAGGAATATGGACCAACTTGAAAGTGCATATTTTTCCatgagatccagagttgagatgcTGGAAACTCATGCTCCAACACGTCCAGATATTGATGTTTTGAAGATTCGTGATAAATGTTATGGATTTGAGAATGGTACTGACATGTTGACTGAATCAACTGACTGTCTTGGAGCCTTTTTTGATGGTTTATGCAAGTATGCTCGACATAATAAATTTGAAGTGCGTGGAAGTTTGAAGAATGTAGATATCCTTAACTCTGCAAATGTTATTTGTTCATTGAGTTTTGACCGGGATGAAGACTATTTTGCTGCTGCTGGGGTATCaaagaaaattaagatttttgAGTTTGATGCTCTTTTAAATGACGATGTTGATATTCACTACCCTTTAATTGAGATGTCGAGTCGATCAAAACTCAGCTGTGTCTGTTGGAATAACTATATCAAGAACTATTTAGCTTCGACAGACCATGAAGGTGTAGTTCAG GTTTTGTTGCAAGGTTATGTAATTTGA
- the LOC105039575 gene encoding protein SUPPRESSOR OF PHYA-105 1 isoform X4, with protein MQLWILLRLCLAHLVPEVCPSYSVQVLHLNRMEGNAEVSETIESSMEATHLKRKENDQSPPQPDTHNPLQTAAPVVSRQVVWPEGFSLLDSPDMFLETIAGKNLSYGTASQSGSEPLWASPRSSNDPGVMVEELTLKNYKNPNLSIGDSSVSGEKPLVRKSLWQNFRRLAGGQRDVAAKESSTMGHQEDAGKIILSPPRIQRPPPCTQLDPNNYKFSEHLAESDNQMASSNALTRSPYGIRTKVLSAPGFPQVLVKNSLKGKGVAYRYQGTYQAPGMMIQSQNIERPSGNVDIVSNSSHRPSGKADGMALFAGCSGRVSNSHDDGISLREWLKPKHKKINKIERLRIFKQILELVDSCHAQGLALQHLRPSYFIIMPSNQVNYIGSFVPQGQMEQLSASASQDFHPLENHLKRKVYMEQNKDAHEIFMSKHQKLNEHHSTSTQHHVYPPTGGLKGEDHNGEIDVIISRERNSMCDLREQVGFGESYDTCNLSCTPSKPNSRTQQSISEILNLEGRWYASPEETNDSICTFSSNIYSLGVLLFELFCYFETWEVHSAAMSDLRHRILPQNFLSKSPKEAGFCLWLLHPVPSSRPKSRDVLLCDLICEGRDLSSLDHSTAAVDEKDAEADLLLHFLLSLKEQKEKRTAKLEADLGRLKADVEEAERRHLSRANFVSNGKDLLHNISDISDMYSCKGRVNVEDISSMSRSSIYQERLMRNMDQLESAYFSMRSRVEMLETHAPTRPDIDVLKIRDKCYGFENGTDMLTESTDCLGAFFDGLCKYARHNKFEVRGSLKNVDILNSANVICSLSFDRDEDYFAAAGVSKKIKIFEFDALLNDDVDIHYPLIEMSSRSKLSCVCWNNYIKNYLASTDHEGVVQVM; from the exons ATGCAACTGTGGATTCTTTTAAGATTATGTTTAGCCCATTTGGTTCCTGAAGTTTGCCCATCTTATTCAGTTCAAGTTCTCCATTTGAACCGCATGGAAGGGAATGCTGAAGTGAGTGAGACCATAGAGAGCTCCATGGAGGCTACTCACCTGAAAAGGAAAGAGAATGATCAATCACCACCGCAACCAGATACCCACAATCCCTTGCAAACAGCTGCTCCAGTCGTCTCTCGGCAAGTTGTTTGGCCTGAAGGTTTCTCTTTGCTTGATTCACCCGACATGTTTCTAGAAACTATAGCCGGAAAGAATCTAAGTTACGGTACAGCTTCACAATCTGGGTCTGAGCCACTTTGGGCAAGCCCTCGCTCTTCAAATGATCCTGGAGTTATGGTGGAAGAGTTGACTCTGAAGAACTACAAGAATCCTAACCTGTCTATTGGTGACAGCTCTGTTAGTGGAGAAAAACCACTTGTCAGGAAAAGCCTATGGCAAAATTTTAGGAGGCTTGCAGGTGGACAGAGAGATGTGGCAGCCAAAGAATCATCGACAATGGGCCACCAGGAGGATGCAGGGAAAATAATTCTGTCACCACCCAGGATTCAGAGACCTCCGCCATGCACACAATTGGACCCAAATAATTACAAGTTCTCTGAGCATTTGGCTGAAAGTGATAACCAGATGGCCTCAAGCAATGCCCTGACAAGATCGCCTTATGGGATCCGGACTAAGGTCTTATCTGCACCAGGTTTTCCACAAGTTTTGGTCAAGAACTCCTTGAAGGGTAAGGGGGTCGCATATAGATATCAAGGAACTTATCAAGCCCCAGGCATGATGATCCAAAGTCAAAATATCGAAAGGCCTAGTGGCAATGTTGATATAGTTTCTAATTCATCACATAGACCCAGTGGAAAAGCAGATGGCATGGCACTTTTCGCTGGCTGCAGTGGTAGGGTTTCAAATTCTCATGATGATGGAATTAGCTTGAGGGAATGGCTTAAACCCAAGCACAAAAAGATAAACAAGATTGAGAGGCTGCGTATCTTTAAGCAGATCCTGGAGCTTGTAGATAGTTGCCACGCTCAAGGACTTGCTTTACAGCATTTACGGCCATCATATTTCATAATAATGCCTTCAAATCAAGTTAACTACATTGGCTCTTTTGTTCCCCAAGGTCAGATGGAGCAGTTGTCAGCCTCAGCAAGTCAAGATTTTCATCCCTTGGAGAATCACTTGAAAAGGAAAGTGTACATGGAACAGAATAAAGATGCCCACGAAATTTTTATGTCAAAGCATCAGAAACTTAATGAGCATCATAGTACCAGCACGCAGCATCATGTTTATCCTCCCACCGGTGGCTTGAAAGGTGAAGATCATAATGGAGAAATTGATGTTATTATTTCCAGAGAAAGAAATTCTATGTGTGATTTAAGGGAACAAGTAGGATTTGGGGAATCATATGACACTTGTAACCTATCCTGCACTCCAAGTAAACCCAATTCCAGAACCCAACAGTCAATATCTGAAATTTTGAACCTGGAGGGGAGGTGGTATGCTAGTCCGGAGGAGACAAATGACAGTATATGCACTTTCTCCTCGAACATCTACAGTCTTGGGGTTCTTCTTTTTGAG CTCTTTTGCTATTTTGAAACATGGGAAGTGCATTCTGCTGCTATGTCAGATCTTCGCCATAGGATTCTTCctcaaaattttctttcaaaaagtcCTAAGGAGGCCGGATTTTGTCTTTGGTTACTGCATCCAGTGCCTTCATCTCGTCCCAAGTCAAG GGATGTGCTGCTATGTGATTTAATATGTGAAGGTAGAGATTTATCATCCTTAGATCACTCAACAGCAGCTGTTGATGAGAAAGATGCAGAAGCAGACTTGTTGTTGCATTTCCTCTTATCTTTGAAAGAACAAAAAGAGAAGCGCACTGCCAAGTTAGAAGCAGACCTTGGACGTTTAAAAGCAGATGTTGAAGAGGCTGAGAGAAGACATTTATCAAGAGCTAATTTTGTTTCTAATGGCAAAGATCTGCTGCATAACATCAGTGATATCTCAGACATGTACTCTTGCAAAGGACGTGTAAATGTGGAGGATATATCTAGCATGTCCAGGTCAAGTATTTATCAGGAGAGGTTGATGAGGAATATGGACCAACTTGAAAGTGCATATTTTTCCatgagatccagagttgagatgcTGGAAACTCATGCTCCAACACGTCCAGATATTGATGTTTTGAAGATTCGTGATAAATGTTATGGATTTGAGAATGGTACTGACATGTTGACTGAATCAACTGACTGTCTTGGAGCCTTTTTTGATGGTTTATGCAAGTATGCTCGACATAATAAATTTGAAGTGCGTGGAAGTTTGAAGAATGTAGATATCCTTAACTCTGCAAATGTTATTTGTTCATTGAGTTTTGACCGGGATGAAGACTATTTTGCTGCTGCTGGGGTATCaaagaaaattaagatttttgAGTTTGATGCTCTTTTAAATGACGATGTTGATATTCACTACCCTTTAATTGAGATGTCGAGTCGATCAAAACTCAGCTGTGTCTGTTGGAATAACTATATCAAGAACTATTTAGCTTCGACAGACCATGAAGGTGTAGTTCAG GTTATGTAA